In a genomic window of Gossypium arboreum isolate Shixiya-1 chromosome 9, ASM2569848v2, whole genome shotgun sequence:
- the LOC108456638 gene encoding vacuolar protein sorting 38-like has translation MENPEQRDQDKTLICDPTQINATQENEKIIEWEDFGHELARLWSLTSALKEANEKKLNLQEKLQYFIQVKTESLTRLNELEEMRERLVARKVMIGNMSTRCKVATEDAKKQEKMLSTELRSWLVAGTSLSVARKRLQESNRTLNEKRGYIKLKNMQRKLRARQQYMISQVSLLYPVKILVGPAQEQELESYPSSSRLGNSSVSKPINCGTLTILGLHLTMRPFTKMSFFTDKKEVQKSATALGYVAHAVSLIASYLQVPLRYPLRLGGSCSYVNDNVPPAGPTTLDFSWKTPLSATVKPVEFPLFLKGQDTTRAAYAIFLLSKDIEQLLNFIGEDSLGPRHLVANLKELLRCVQSSEFIDTS, from the exons ATGGAAAACCCAGAACAACGAGACCAAGACAAAACCCTAATTTGCGACCCGACGCAAATCAATGCAACACaagaaaatgagaaaataatcGAATGGGAAGATTTCGGGCATGAGCTTGCTAGATTGTGGAGTTTAACTTCTGCCCTTAAAGAAGCTAATGAGAAGAAGCTAAATCTTCAAGAAAAGCTTCAGTATTTTATTCAG GTTAAAACTGAGTCATTGACTCGATTAAATGAGCTTGAGGAAATGCGTGAGAGACTAGTGGCAAGAAAAGTGATGATAGGAAACATGTCAACGCGTTGCAAGGTTGCAACAGAGGATGCTAAAAAACAGGAGAAAATGCTTAGTACTGAGTTGAGATCATGGTTGGTTGCTGGTACCTCTCTTTCTGTTGCAAGGAAGCGACTGCAG GAATCCAATAGAACTCTCAATGAAAAAAGGGGTTACATTAAGCTGAAAAACATGCAGAGGAAGCTACGAGCAAGGCAACAATATATGATATCACAAGTTTCTTTGCTCTATCCTGTAAAGATCTTGGTTGGACCTGCACAAGAGCAAGAACTTGAATCCTATCCAAGCAGTAGTAGACTAG GGAATTCTTCTGTATCTAAGCCCATTAATTGTGGAACCTTGACGATATTGGGTCTGCATCTCACCATGCGTCCTTTTACGAAGATGAGTTTTTTCACTGACAAAAAGGAGGTTCAGAAATCTGCAACTGCCTTAGGATATGTTGCACAT GCTGTTTCACTAATTGCTTCATATTTACAAGTTCCCTTGCGTTATCCTTTGCGCTTGGGTGGTTCCTGCTCTTATGTCAACGACAATGTACCACCAGCAGGGCCTACAACTTTGgatttttcatggaaaacaccacTGTCTGCAACTGTGAAGCCTGTCGAATTTCCGTTGTTTTTAAAAGGTCAAGACACAACAAGAGCAGCTTATGCTATATTCTTGTTAAGCAAG GATATTGAGCAACTTTTGAACTTCATCGGTGAGGACAGCTTAGGGCCACGGCATTTAGTAGCAAATTTGAAGGAGCTTCTGAGGTGTGTCCAGTCTTCAGAATTCATAGATACCTCCTGA
- the LOC108456639 gene encoding ENHANCER OF AG-4 protein 2-like translates to MAGGRKKGGNKAKVKNLSLGDLVLAKVKGFPAWPAKISRPEDWEREPDPKKYFVQFFGTEEIAFVAPVDIQAFTSETKSKLSAKSQVVKTRYFVQAVKEICVAFDELHKEKSSDLRDETDKSTPGFEASSADGVEDGGAEADLKNGKSAVAPGEETTSVGKGENNSEHIKPLISGHADDSSSPHMSSEGNDKISNGEQAKKEVFSPASLDKPSPIKEEFSDDKIAAANCTKKSLRDDQMSKKMAPGSKKRTVQGQKSSSSAARTMRDDKSSGCLDLPDSEEQLKDRVKGKVSSGSVRKFLSDTFKSDSNYIGGKKAKELLKSKSNLKATDNVLDAAANPEGETTGKKKRGEPGLGKLNFGADEVLHPAKKSKVVDMKNEASKGSIVKKPEGNSPSSKNVNSKAAKHSESKKSTSHVLALRAPLSMISDVSGDEAVLPVSKRHRRAPEAMFGSGSSNSDNKIGKNPVELKNYNSSSSHVKIPGAQLSRRRRAVCLFDDDDEEDPKTPLHGGSIRDVKVTSVVSDASKSSDVNHSSASNAQRSVEESNQHENNGPKEASSKLMNDVVSPIRPQTVERRPTHASITPERSESEQLSSKEAKPDLISLRKSPHLVSATKQVEQHRTTKAAAKVSGNGTQKKAPSVFVKGFGLTSEGLKSSQQNQVLSQRNRQASSVERLKSTPKAISRGNDTTFVTETSMEFDIFREDRSGSLIDSKNSDSAMSMKHLIAAAQAKRRLAHSQQYCLGNPSSSFLSMSEAQGASLNPAVQPFPSVTNNEVQGDGQGFAHRTSITSPSTLGHLSGSQNQQDTEETEERRASSGHMAAGGSLSGGTEASVARDAFEGMIETLSRTKESIGRATRLAIDCAKYGIANEVVELLIRKLESEPSFHRKVDLFFLVDSITQCSHNQKGIAGASYIPTVQTALPRLLGAAAPPGASARENRRQCLKVLRLWLERKILPESILRRYMDDIGVSNDDALSGFSLRRPSRAERAIDDPIREMEGMLVDEYGSNATFQLPGLLSSNAFDDDEEELSDSPCGEAADASPLETAQALVELEACTVTPSDRRHCILEDVDGELEMEDVSAHQKDDRPSFTNDSLEKDMQQQGTDRIMEPASSSPNGFPPLPEGSPPLPPDSPPPPPPLPPSPPPPPPPSSPSPPPPPPPLPTQLPPPLAPPACPPPAFVPQPPLPTQPMLPPQSSMQSSPQLAYQAPVPHDYRGTPNGNQMVQISGSAPHGGHIDAAVKNELFLQQSPCFPTGTRNSREASGYNSSRQLEYGHNEMYLNAPSSQPSQQFQPGNTAFVQRPLPPSLPQTSSSHFSFTKPSMPPHPQHSYPPQYSLPSQHDGRRPFVSDEQWRMPAGEYIAGRNPPSAGPLFVQEAYFRPPGERPPSNNMAFPIASTNTLPAGAPNSGHGVSPMLPCRPDVSTINCWRPARE, encoded by the exons ATGGCTGGAGGTCGTAAAAAAGGAGGGAACAAAGCAAAAGTTAAGAATTTAAGTTTGGGTGATCTTGTTCTTGCCAAAGTCAAGGGTTTCCCCGCTTGGCCTGCCAAG ATTAGCCGGCCTGAAGATTGGGAGCGAGAACCTGACCCTAAGAAATATTTTGTCCAATTCTTTGGAACAGAAGAAAT AGCTTTTGTTGCCCCTGTTGATATTCAAGCTTTTACTAGTGAGACAAAGAGTAAATTGTCTGCCAAGAGTCAAGTTGTTAAAACTAGGTACTTTGTCCAAGCAGTTAAGGAAATTTGTGTGGCATTCGATGAATTACATAAAGAGAAGTCCAGTGATTTGAGAGATGAAACTGATAAGTCAACACCTGGCTTTGAGGCTTCATCTGCTGATGGGGTTGAGGATGGTGGTGCAGAGGCTGACTTAAAGAATGGAAAAAGTGCAGTAGCACCTGGTGAAGAAACCACTAGTGTAGGAAAAGGTGAGAATAATAGCGAACATATAAAGCCATTAATTTCTGGCCATGCAGATGATAGCTCATCTCCACATATGTCTTCTGAGGgtaatgataaaatttctaatgGTGAACAAGCTAAAAAGGAGGTGTTTTCTCCAGCATCTTTAGACAAGCCTTCTCCTATAAAGGAGGAATTCTCTGATGATAAAATTGCTGCAGCCAATTGCACTAAGAAATCATTGAGGGATGATCAGATGTCAAAGAAGATGGCTCCTGGGTCAAAGAAAAGAACTGTGCAAGGGCAGAAAAGCAGCAGTTCAGCTGCAAGAACAATGAGGGATGATAAATCTAGTGGCTGTCTCGATCTACCTGATTCTGAGGAGCAACTGAAAGATAGAGTAAAAGGCAAAGTATCTAGTGGCTCTGTAAGAAAATTCTTATCAGATACTTTCAAATCAGATTCTAATTACATTGGTGGTAAGAAGGCAAAGGAATTGCTGAAAAGCAAAAGCAACTTGAAGGCTACTGATAATGTACTAGACGCTGCGGCCAATCCAGAAGGTGAGACTACTGGCAAGAAAAAAAGGGGTGAACCTGGACTTGGAAAGCTAAACTTCGGAGCAGATGAAGTTTTACATCCTGCTAAAAAGTCAAAGGTTGTAGATATGAAAAATGAGGCTTCCAAGGGATCTATTGTCAAAAAACCGGAAGGTAATTCTCCAAGCTCTAAAAATGTCAACAGCAAAGCTGCTAAACATTCAGAGTCTAAAAAATCCACATCTCATGTTTTAGCATTGAGAGCTCCACTGTCCATGATTTCTGATGTTTCTGGTGATGAAGCTGTGCTGCCTGTATCAAAGCGCCATCGGCGGGCCCCGGAGGCAATGTTTGGTTCAGGCTCTAGTAATTCTGACAATAAAATTGGAAAAAATCCTGTTGAATTGAAGAATTACAATTCAAGTTCTAGTCATGTGAAAATTCCAGGTGCCCAATTGTCCAGAAGGCGTAGGGCTGTTTGCCtttttgatgatgatgatgaagaagaTCCCAAAACTCCACTTCATGGAGGATCTATCCGGGATGTTAAAGTAACTTCTGTTGTTTCAGATGCTTCAAAAAGCAGTGATGTAAATCATTCAAGTGCTTCCAATGCTCAACGTAGTGTTGAAGAATCCAACCAACATGAGAACAATGGTCCTAAGGAGGCTTCTTCAAAATTAATGAATGATGTTGTGTCACCCATTCGACCGCAAACTGTTGAAAGAAGGCCTACTCATGCCTCCATCACTCCTGAAAGATCTGAATCAGAACAATTGTCTTCAAAGGAGGCCAAACCAGACTTGATTTCCCTAAGGAAGTCTCCTCATCTGGTTTCTGCCACAAAACAAGTAGAACAACACAGAACTACTAAAGCTGCTGCCAAGGTTTCTGGTAATGGAACTCAGAAAAAGGCTCCATCTGTCTTTGTTAAGGGATTTGGTTTGACTTCTGAAGGTTTGAAGTCCTCTCAACAAAATCAGGTTTTGAGTCAAAGAAATAGACAAGCTTCTTCCGTAGAGAGACTGAAATCTACTCCAAAAGCAATTTCGCGAGGAAATGACACCACTTTTGTCACTGAAACTTCAATGGA ATTCGATATCTTTAGAGAAGATAGAAGTGGTTCGTTGATTGATTCCAAAAATTCAGATTCTGCTATGTCAATGAAGCATCTTATTGCCGCTGCGCAAGCAAAAAGGAGACTAGCTCACTCTCAACAATATTGTCTGGGAAATCCTAGTTCTTCTTTTCTGTCAATGTCTGAGGCTCAGGGAGCGAGCCTCAATCCTGCAGTTCAGCCTTTTCCCTCTGTGACCAACAATGAAGTGCAGGGTGATGGGCAGGGATTTGCTCATCGAACAAGTATAACTTCTCCATCAACCCTTGGTCACCTGTCAGGATCCCAAAATCAACAGGATACTGAAGAGACCGAAGAAAGAAGAGCTAGTTCTGGGCACATGGCAGCTGGAGGCTCTCTCAGTGGTGGTACCGAGGCATCTGTTGCTCGAGATGCTTTTGAAGGAATGATAGAGACTCTATCGAGGACTAAGGAAAGTATCGGACGTGCAACTCGCCTTGCTATTGATTGTGCCAAGTATGGCATTGCAAATGAA GTTGTTGAACTTCTTATTCGGAAGCTGGAAAGTGAGCCCAGTTTTCATCGTAAAGTTGACCTGTTCTTTCTTGTTGATTCAATCACCCAGTGTTCGCATAATCAGAAAG GCATCGCTGGTGCTTCATATATCCCTACTGTTCAAACAGCATTGCCCCGTCTCCTTGGTGCAGCTGCTCCACCTGGAGCAAGTGCTCGTGAAAATCGTCGTCAATGTCTCAAG GTTTTACGGTTGTGGCTTGAGAggaaaattttacctgaatctatTCTGCGGCGTTACATGGATGACATTGGAGTTTCAAATGATGATGCACTCTCAGGGTTTTCCCTAAGGCGCCCATCTCGAGCTGAACGTGCTATAGATGATCCTATACGAGAAATGGAAGGCATGCTTGTGGACGAGTATGGAAG TAATGCTACATTTCAGCTGCCTGGCCTCTTGTCTTCTAATGCATTTGACGATGATGAGGAAGAGCTTTCGGACAGTCCTTGCGGAGAAGCTGCTGACGCATCACCTTTAGAAACAGCTCAGGCTTTAGTAGAGCTAGAAGCGTGTACAGTTACTCCAAGTGATAGGCGTCATTGCATCTTAGAAGACGTGGATGGTGAGCTTGAAATGGAGGATGTTTCTGCACACCAGAAGGATGACCGGCCATCATTCACTAATGATAGTCTTGAAAAGGACATGCAGCAGCAGGGCACTGATAGGATCATGGAACCAGCTTCAAGTAGTCCCAACGGATTCCCTCCTTTACCCGAGGGTTCCCCGCCATTACCCCCAGATTCtcctccaccaccaccacctttGCCACCTTCACCACCTCCGCCCCCACCTCCATCATCTCCTTCGCCGCCTCCTCCTCCACCACCTCTACCAACACAACTACCTCCTCCCCTTGCGCCGCCTGCATGCCCTCCTCCAGCTTTCGTGCCCCAACCACCATTGCCCACTCAACCTATGCTACCTCCTCAGTCATCAATGCAGTCTTCACCTCAGCTGGCATATCAAGCACCCGTACCTCATGACTATCGGGGCACGCCAAAT GGTAATCAGATGGTTCAAATTAGTGGAAGTGCTCCTCATGGGGGTCACATAGATGCTGCTGTGAAAAATGAATTGTTTCTGCAGCAATCCCCTTGCTTTCCTACAGGAACCCGAAATTCCCGAGAGGCTTCTGGATACAATTCTTCAAGGCAATTAGAATATGGGCATAATGAAATGTATTTAAATGCCCCATCCTCTCAACCAAGTCAACAGTTTCAACCTGGTAATACAGCTTTTGTGCAAAGGCCTTTACCCCCTAGCCTGCCGCAAACTTCGTCTAGCCATTTCTCATTCACAAAGCCTTCAATGCCACCGCATCCTCAGCATTCATACCCTCCACAATACTCATTGCCATCGCAACATGATGGCCGCAGGCCATTTGTTTCTGATGAACAGTGGAGAATGCCTGCAGGAGAATATATAGCAGGAAGAAATCCACCATCTGCTGGTCCATTGTTTGTCCAAGAAG CTTACTTTAGACCACCTGGTGAAAGACCGCCTTCAAATAATATGGCTTTTCCGATTGCTTCCACCAATACTTTACCAGCTGGAGCTCCAAATTCGG GTCATGGTGTTTCACCCATGTTGCCGTGTCGACCAGATGTGTCTACCATTAATTGTTGGAGACCAGCTCGAGAATAA
- the LOC108456168 gene encoding pathogenesis-related thaumatin-like protein 3.5 → MFHSHHVFLIILALFVSISHCCTFTISNNCPYTIWPGTLAGSGSPPLQTTGFRLDAGQSVRIPSVPAGWSGRIWGRTGCKFDANGVGLCQTGDCGGRLQCDGNGATPPASLFEITLGSGNEQDFYDVSLVDGYNLPIFAAPRGVHGSCNATGCSSDLNLRCPKELQVVGGAGGGGAGRVVACKSACEAFGLDQYCCSGEFGNPTTCRPSFYSTIFKKACPRAYSYAYDDGTSTFTCKALDYLILFCPNSHSPNRSYNGYTPPPYEDGTKGKVMHTASSSDIPFPFPLFIFLLALIMFF, encoded by the exons ATGTTTCATAGTCATCATGTCTTCCTTATTATCCTCGCACTGTTCGTTTCCATCTCCCATTGTTGCACTTTCACAATATCAAACAACTGTCCTTACACCATATGGCCTGGAACACTGGCCGGTTCAGGGTCTCCACCGCTTCAAACGACGGGGTTTCGGTTGGATGCCGGCCAAAGTGTTCGAATCCCGTCGGTTCCTGCGGGGTGGTCTGGTCGGATTTGGGGTAGGACAGGTTGCAAGTTTGATGCCAATGGTGTAGGGTTATGTCAGACCGGTGATTGTGGGGGAAGGCTCCAGTGTGACGGCAATGGTGCTACACCGCCGGCGTCTCTTTTTGAGATAACACTGGGGTCGGGAAATGAACAAGATTTTTACGATGTTAGCCTTGTGGATGGCTATAATTTGCCTATTTTTGCTGCACCTCGTGGCGTTCATGGCTCATGCAATGCCACTGGCTGTTCTTCTGATCTTAATCTGC gttgTCCTAAAGAGCTTCAAGTGGTGGGGGGAGCCGGTGGGGGTGGGGCGGGGAGAGTGGTGGCATGCAAAAGTGCATGCGAAGCATTTGGGCTAGACCAATATTGCTGCAGTGGTGAATTTGGTAACCCAACAACATGCAGGCCTTCATTTTATTCAACCATATTCAAAAAGGCTTGTCCTAGGGCTTACAGTTATGCCTATGATGATGGCACCAGCACTTTCACTTGCAAGGCCTTGGATTATCTCATCCTTTTCTGCCCTAATTCTCACAGCCCGAATAGATCATATAATGGATATACACCTCCACCTTATGAGGATGGGACCAAAGGCAAAGTCATGCACACTGCTTCCTCATCAGATATACCCTTTCCCTTTCcacttttcatctttcttcttgcACTCATCATGTTCTTTtga